In Leisingera sp. NJS204, the DNA window CCCGGCACATTCATCCGGTGGATGAGGATTACCTGGATGAAATCAGCGAGGCGTTTTCATTGGTGATCGACGCCAAAAGCCCCTTTACCCACGGCCATTCGCGGCGGGTTGCGCGCTATACCGGCATGATCTGCGATCAGCTGGGCTACTCCCCGGAACGGCGGCGCTGGATGGTGCGGGGGGCGCTACTGCACGACATTGGCAAGCTGGGTATCCCCAATACTATTCTGGACAAGCCGGACAAGATGACCGAGGCGGAAATTGCCAGGATGAAGCAGCATCCGGTGCTGGGTCATCAGGTGCTGAGCCGGATTTTCGCCTTCCGCGAACTGGCCGATGTGGGCGCGGCGCATCACGAGCGGCTGGATGGAAAAGGCTACCCTTACGGTCTGGACGCCGGCCGGCTGAGCCAGGAGATGCGGATTTTGGCAGTGGCCGATATCTTTGACGCGCTGACCGCGGACCGGCCCTATCGCGCTGCGCTGCCGCTGGATGAGGCTTATGCGATCATGGACAAACTGTCGGGGCCTGGAATTGATCCGGACTGCTATGCAGCACTGCAGGACGCGGTCACTGCCAGCGGCTGGCCGTCGGGCCAGGACAGGCTGCCGCAGGAAAGCGGATGGGCGGCAGCGGATCATGCAGAAACCGCTTGAGCCTGGCAGGGTCAGCCCCCATATCTGAAGCATGCTGCGCCTTCTGCCCATTCTGCTGGCCGTCGCTTACGGCCTTGTGATGTACCGGATTTCGATCTGGCGCACCCACCGTGAGCTGGACCAGCGCTCAACCGAGCTGGCGGATGCGCGGCTGAAAGGGCTGACCGACCGGCTGGCGGCGGCGCTGGAGATTGCCCGCATCCCGGTGCATATCTATGAGGTCGATCCGGTCAACGGGCTGGCGGCGCCGGACGGGCGGATCTTTATCACCCGCGGGTTTTACCGAAAGTATCAGAGCGGCGAGGTCAGCGCCGAGGAAATGGCATCGGTGATTGCCCATGAGCTGGGCCATGTGGCGCTGGGACATGCGAAGAAACGGATGATCGATTTCTCCGGCCAGAACGCGCTTCGCACGGCGCTGATGATGATCCTGGGCCGCTACATTCCCTTTATCGGGCCTTGGATAGCCGGGGTGCTGACCGGTTTGATCGCAGCGCGGCTGTCGCGCGGCGATGAGTATGAGGCAGATGAATATGCCGCCGCATTGCTGACCAAGGCGGGCATTGGCCTGGCGCCGCAGAAAAGCCTGTTCACCAAACTGGAAGAGCTGACCCAGGCACGCGCG includes these proteins:
- a CDS encoding M48 family metallopeptidase; the protein is MLRLLPILLAVAYGLVMYRISIWRTHRELDQRSTELADARLKGLTDRLAAALEIARIPVHIYEVDPVNGLAAPDGRIFITRGFYRKYQSGEVSAEEMASVIAHELGHVALGHAKKRMIDFSGQNALRTALMMILGRYIPFIGPWIAGVLTGLIAARLSRGDEYEADEYAAALLTKAGIGLAPQKSLFTKLEELTQARAGMAPAWLMSHPKTEERIAALERLEAKWAKG